The following nucleotide sequence is from Coffea eugenioides isolate CCC68of chromosome 10, Ceug_1.0, whole genome shotgun sequence.
CTGCATAGTGCTGCAAGTGCCAAAACTATGAAACAAATTCTTGCCTgcattatcaatttttttttttaaaaaaaaaaaattaaagaaagagaTAACCTTAAAAGTAATTTGCAACTGCCAAAGATGATACTACTTAACGAAAATGATACTACATAAGGCGAAAGAGGGCACCTTCTGGCATGACCCAACTGCCAAAGTAATTCCCAGATAGGTCAAGAGACTGAAGACCCTTAAAATGAGATAACAGACTGGCATTGGGATACCAAACTCCGAGTCCAAGTTGCCTTTTACTTGTTAGGAAAATATCAAGAACACGAAGGTCTCCATCTAAGTACCTAGCACAGAAAATGCCACCCCAAGCACAATAATCATCTCCAACCCATTCATTTACAAGTGCAGAGCCATTTGGGTGATTCAGAGAATCCCTAAGTTGAAAAAGAGCTCTTCTTTCGTGCTCTGCCGCTGTCCCCTTGGAACTAGTAAAGAGATGACATAGTGTCATTAACCAGAAAATCCATGAAACAACAGTTGTCTGTGAGCAACAAAACTCCCATTTTTGCACTGCTTTTCTGAACTCCATCAATATTGATCCACGCGTTTAGTTAGCTGATTCTTTTGGCTACACTTCAAAGTCTCAATTATGATGATAATGGTCCAAAAGATATCTAGGAAACTAGTAAACTCCCTCGTCAATGCGATAAAAGTTGGCTCATTGCCGT
It contains:
- the LOC113750334 gene encoding receptor-like protein 13, whose protein sequence is MEFRKAVQKWEFCCSQTTVVSWIFWLMTLCHLFTSSKGTAAEHERRALFQLRDSLNHPNGSALVNEWVGDDYCAWGGIFCARYLDGDLRVLDIFLTSKRQLGLGVWYPNASLLSHFKGLQSLDLSGNYFGSWVMPEALCRLDNLKVLDLSSNAVDGDILPHFKTCSLSSLEELRLSSIYPKFVPVLTAFCQLKNLRSLDLSNNNINDENAPTCLLKNLSSLEILDLSGNRLLNSPRILTALCSLRNLRRLDLSELSG